One Amorphoplanes digitatis genomic window carries:
- a CDS encoding MFS transporter yields MTTATTAKRGATLNLALATVGFTINFWAWALLGPLGPGVKERLGLSFAAQSLLVAVPVVVGSLGRIPVGALTDRYGARIMFPIVSLATIVPVLTLTVVSSYPALIVTGFFLGIGGTTFAVGVPLVSGWYPPARKGFAIGVFGIGTGGTAIANFTTVKLAETYGKNTPFVLVAAILAGYAVIAALFIRDAPGRQRPAGSAWARTAEVGRLAVTWQLCFLYAVSFGGFVAFSVYLPAYLRTVYELSANDAALRTAGFVVLAVIARPTGGWLSDRFHPVPVLVWCFSGTALFAVVQAFQPALMPVATIAFLGLAALLGAASGAVFALVGKVAPTDKVGTVTGVVGAAGGLGGFVPPLVMGWVYGVEGSYAIGLMLLSDVALAAAVYTAVKMSGLARAGQPGR; encoded by the coding sequence ATGACCACAGCCACCACGGCGAAGCGCGGTGCCACGCTGAACCTGGCGCTGGCCACCGTCGGATTCACGATCAACTTCTGGGCCTGGGCGCTGCTCGGCCCGCTCGGCCCCGGCGTCAAGGAACGCCTCGGCCTCAGCTTCGCGGCGCAGTCGCTGCTGGTCGCGGTGCCCGTCGTGGTGGGCTCGCTGGGCCGCATCCCGGTCGGCGCGCTCACCGACCGGTACGGCGCCCGGATCATGTTCCCGATCGTCAGCCTCGCCACCATCGTGCCGGTGCTCACCCTGACCGTCGTGTCCTCGTACCCGGCGCTGATCGTCACCGGGTTCTTCCTCGGCATCGGCGGCACCACCTTCGCCGTCGGCGTGCCGCTGGTCTCCGGCTGGTACCCGCCGGCCCGCAAGGGCTTCGCCATCGGCGTCTTCGGCATCGGCACGGGCGGCACCGCCATCGCCAACTTCACCACCGTCAAGCTCGCCGAGACCTACGGAAAGAACACCCCGTTCGTGCTCGTCGCCGCCATCCTCGCCGGCTACGCCGTCATCGCGGCCCTGTTCATCCGCGACGCACCCGGCCGGCAGCGGCCCGCCGGCTCCGCGTGGGCGCGCACCGCCGAGGTGGGCCGGCTCGCCGTGACCTGGCAGCTCTGCTTCCTGTACGCGGTGAGCTTCGGCGGCTTCGTCGCGTTCAGCGTCTACCTGCCCGCGTACCTGCGTACCGTCTACGAGCTGAGCGCCAACGACGCCGCGCTGCGCACGGCCGGCTTCGTGGTGCTCGCCGTCATCGCCCGGCCAACCGGCGGATGGCTCTCCGACCGGTTCCACCCGGTGCCGGTGCTCGTCTGGTGCTTCTCCGGCACCGCACTGTTCGCCGTCGTCCAGGCGTTCCAGCCGGCGCTGATGCCCGTCGCCACCATCGCCTTCCTCGGCCTGGCCGCCCTGCTCGGCGCGGCGAGCGGCGCCGTGTTCGCCCTCGTCGGCAAGGTCGCACCCACCGACAAGGTCGGCACCGTCACCGGCGTCGTCGGCGCCGCCGGCGGGCTCGGCGGCTTCGTGCCGCCCCTGGTCATGGGCTGGGTGTACGGCGTCGAGGGCTCCTACGCCATCGGGCTCATGCTGCTGTCCGATGTGGCCCTGGCGGCCGCCGTCTACACCGCCGTCAAGATGAGCGGCCTCGCCCGCGCGGGTCAACCTGGGCGGTAG
- a CDS encoding cation-translocating P-type ATPase — protein MTNGTSTIEQNPPSTAGGQQTWYAQDPAAVLTALGSDAEHGLSRAEAATRLSRYGPNQIAREKPPSVWAITLQLVRDPMNLMLIGVVVVSLLIGEVSTAVIVGLLIALNLVLGVRQELTARASVDALSRMQVPEARVLREDETVIVPAADLVPGDVVHLEAGDLVPADGRLLRAATLETQEAALTGESAPIAKNAATLPPGDVALGDRANMAFQNTSVTRGTAAIVVTETGMRTQMGQIATLLTGVTRTRSPLQRELDSLTKVLGVVAWTAVAFIVAVGWIRGMELDELLLLGTAMAISAIPTGMPAFVSGLLSAGAKDLAQAKAVVKNLTDVETLGATSVINTDKTGTLTMNEMMVSVIYADDTWYSVEGEGYRKSGRITSVAGAPVPDFTNLAMGVALDSDATVRDDGGVVGDPTEAALVVLAAKLGVDAEETRRAYPRLAEVPFDSDYKFMATFHRIPLGGTERVIELVKGAPDVVLARCAWAGGPLREQRTPMAEARAGIEAANQRMGGQGLRVLAFAARFVEPDELPAVEADPMSLTRELGFVGMVGIVDPLRAEAKQAVGVALRAGIDVRMITGDHAVTARAIGETLGLGPGAISGAELQEISDEELVRRLPQLHVFGRVTPQDKLRLARAMQEQGSIVAMTGDAVNDAAALKQADIGVAMGSGSEVTKQAARMILTDDNFGTLVHAVEIGRRVYDKIVAYVRFQMTQLLGLVMLFVAATAFNINEGVALTPSMVLYLLFTATAVGVIVIAVDPGDPEVMRRPPRDPRITITNRGAVLLWLLYAAALFVAALVPLVAGPDAPSTTAPSASLTMTFVVMGLGTACNALTNRRDPATGLGPPILKAAAIALITVAFVVLATQVEFLRQSLLTQPLTGPQWLAGIGLALVLPAVIETVKWIRRSRTPRAPLDVHLAVEPRRARADDVPAAG, from the coding sequence GTGACGAACGGCACCAGCACCATCGAGCAGAATCCACCCAGCACGGCCGGCGGGCAGCAGACCTGGTATGCACAGGACCCCGCCGCGGTGCTGACCGCGCTGGGCAGCGACGCCGAGCACGGGCTGAGCCGCGCCGAGGCGGCCACCCGGCTGTCGCGGTACGGCCCGAACCAGATCGCCCGCGAGAAGCCGCCGTCGGTGTGGGCCATCACGCTTCAGCTGGTGCGCGACCCGATGAACCTCATGCTGATCGGCGTCGTGGTGGTGAGCCTGCTCATCGGCGAGGTCTCGACGGCCGTCATCGTCGGCCTGCTCATCGCGCTGAACCTGGTCCTCGGCGTCCGTCAGGAGCTGACGGCCCGGGCCAGCGTCGACGCCCTGTCGAGGATGCAGGTGCCCGAGGCCCGGGTGCTCCGCGAGGACGAGACGGTGATCGTGCCGGCCGCCGACCTGGTGCCGGGCGACGTCGTGCACCTGGAGGCCGGCGACCTGGTGCCGGCGGACGGGCGCCTGCTGCGCGCGGCCACGCTGGAGACCCAGGAGGCCGCGCTGACGGGGGAGAGCGCACCCATCGCGAAGAACGCCGCCACCCTGCCGCCCGGCGACGTCGCGCTCGGCGACCGCGCCAACATGGCGTTCCAGAACACCTCGGTCACCCGCGGCACGGCCGCGATCGTAGTCACCGAGACCGGTATGCGCACCCAGATGGGCCAGATCGCGACCCTGCTGACCGGGGTGACCCGGACGCGGTCGCCGTTGCAGCGCGAACTCGACTCGCTGACCAAGGTGCTGGGCGTGGTGGCCTGGACGGCGGTCGCCTTCATCGTCGCGGTGGGCTGGATTCGCGGCATGGAGCTGGACGAGCTCCTGCTGCTGGGCACCGCCATGGCCATCTCGGCCATCCCGACCGGCATGCCGGCGTTCGTCTCCGGCCTGCTGTCCGCCGGCGCCAAGGACCTGGCGCAGGCCAAGGCCGTGGTCAAGAACCTCACCGACGTGGAGACCCTGGGCGCCACCAGCGTCATCAACACGGACAAGACCGGCACGCTGACCATGAACGAGATGATGGTGTCCGTCATCTACGCCGACGACACCTGGTACTCCGTGGAGGGCGAGGGCTACCGCAAGTCCGGGCGGATCACCTCGGTCGCCGGTGCCCCGGTGCCGGACTTCACCAACCTGGCCATGGGCGTCGCCCTGGACAGCGACGCCACGGTGCGCGACGACGGCGGGGTGGTCGGCGACCCGACCGAGGCGGCCCTGGTGGTGCTCGCGGCCAAGCTCGGCGTCGACGCGGAGGAGACCCGGCGCGCCTATCCCCGCCTGGCCGAGGTGCCGTTCGACTCCGACTACAAGTTCATGGCCACGTTCCACCGGATCCCGCTGGGCGGAACGGAACGGGTGATCGAGCTGGTGAAGGGCGCACCGGACGTCGTGCTGGCCCGCTGCGCCTGGGCCGGCGGCCCGCTGCGGGAGCAACGGACGCCGATGGCGGAAGCGCGCGCGGGCATAGAGGCGGCCAACCAGCGCATGGGCGGCCAGGGCCTGCGGGTCCTCGCGTTCGCGGCGCGGTTCGTCGAACCGGACGAGCTGCCGGCGGTGGAGGCGGACCCGATGTCGCTCACCCGGGAGCTGGGCTTCGTCGGCATGGTCGGGATCGTGGATCCGCTGCGCGCCGAGGCCAAGCAGGCCGTCGGTGTCGCGCTGCGCGCCGGGATCGACGTCCGGATGATCACCGGGGACCACGCGGTCACGGCCCGGGCCATCGGTGAGACGCTCGGCCTCGGCCCGGGCGCGATCAGCGGCGCCGAGCTACAGGAGATCTCCGACGAGGAGCTGGTCCGGCGGCTGCCGCAGCTGCACGTCTTCGGCCGGGTCACGCCGCAGGACAAGCTGCGGCTCGCCCGGGCGATGCAGGAGCAGGGCTCGATCGTCGCGATGACCGGCGACGCGGTAAACGACGCCGCGGCGCTCAAGCAGGCCGACATCGGCGTGGCGATGGGCAGCGGCAGCGAGGTCACGAAGCAGGCCGCCCGGATGATCCTCACCGACGACAACTTCGGCACGCTGGTGCACGCCGTCGAGATCGGCCGGCGGGTCTACGACAAGATCGTGGCGTACGTCCGGTTCCAGATGACGCAGCTGCTGGGGCTCGTCATGCTGTTCGTCGCGGCCACCGCGTTCAACATCAACGAGGGCGTCGCGCTGACCCCGTCGATGGTGCTCTACCTGCTGTTCACCGCGACCGCGGTCGGCGTGATCGTGATCGCCGTCGACCCGGGCGATCCCGAGGTCATGCGGCGGCCGCCGCGCGATCCGCGGATCACCATCACCAACCGCGGCGCCGTCCTGCTCTGGCTGCTCTACGCCGCCGCGCTGTTCGTGGCCGCCCTGGTGCCGCTGGTCGCCGGCCCGGACGCGCCGAGCACGACCGCGCCCAGCGCGTCGCTGACCATGACGTTCGTGGTGATGGGGCTCGGCACGGCGTGCAACGCGCTGACCAACCGCCGCGACCCGGCCACCGGGCTGGGCCCGCCGATCCTCAAGGCCGCGGCGATCGCCCTGATCACCGTCGCCTTCGTCGTCCTGGCCACCCAGGTCGAATTCCTGCGGCAGAGCCTGCTCACCCAGCCGCTGACCGGTCCGCAGTGGCTGGCCGGCATCGGGCTCGCGCTGGTCCTGCCGGCGGTCATCGAGACGGTCAAGTGGATCCGCCGCTCGCGGACGCCCCGGGCGCCGCTCGACGTACACCTGGCGGTCGAACCGCGGCGCGCGCGGGCGGACGACGTGCCGGCAGCCGGCTGA
- a CDS encoding M48 family metalloprotease, translated as MPTASLLRFLLLIAAVVATSGLAFISIYLLLPAKAAHLNDALQVCQADADLPAALATADPRKIREASRRLQSCMNPVTLDRVAFVGAGVVVLLGAATVAYLTHPWWIVRRRRLRSLTADGQAALVGDLDRLSRQIGLPRPPDWRLAPYAGTAGGQAFGLPWHRYVQIDAGLVILRATSPAEFRAVVLHELAHLRNSDVDKTYFAVGTWRAFVVVVVLPYLVLMLHPGLLIAPLEWRWEDFPFAHNPAGAAYRLGSLAALTALVYLTRNAILRERETHADATSAAVDGAGSALPSVLGRLPAPPAWRRWGTHPHPRHRLDAVRDPGRWYPAGFWELAGIGIAAGLVCANVGFLVGTTILADASLAVSAVGLVVGGPAAGLLAAAIWRTTARDPAATPTWRTWLLYPVAMVGGYLAGTFLNLREASVSGLSTSLSSSLISTSVLAIGAVFLAAWATSAARGVLRRPDPPHWAMPAIVAVTVLVGAVWFAVWLRTALLEDGFAAESGGSPAAGGQIGWYAWVTAVAGADFWPMALLVYNPFTLPGLMLMWLIPVLAGLGRPRSRPIPLGPAIVAAITCAAGLAVAVAALPYLARQVLPGRVRAADDGGVPFVTVYDNATLVLASVAVAVAVAMTVVVTRRGPYRPVLVVLTACLTTVLAAAVDTYIAGPFACYADFAGTSPPTGQCLDGMTLRLLGIRAHWIMMQALLVAVPALVAASALGALHRRYRARPPTGADGESANAAPARIGIPAGVALGLLVVAIVFLSALILPPAYRVWLEHALG; from the coding sequence GTGCCGACCGCATCGCTGTTGCGCTTCCTACTGCTCATCGCCGCCGTAGTGGCCACCAGCGGGCTGGCCTTCATCAGCATCTATCTCCTCCTCCCGGCCAAGGCGGCGCACCTCAACGATGCCTTGCAGGTGTGCCAGGCCGACGCCGATTTACCGGCGGCGCTGGCCACGGCCGACCCACGCAAGATCCGAGAGGCCAGCCGGCGCCTGCAGTCATGCATGAATCCGGTCACGCTCGATCGGGTGGCGTTCGTCGGCGCGGGCGTGGTGGTGCTGCTCGGGGCGGCCACCGTCGCCTATCTCACCCATCCATGGTGGATCGTTCGCCGACGGCGGCTCAGAAGCCTCACGGCCGATGGTCAGGCCGCGCTGGTCGGCGACCTCGACCGGCTCAGTCGCCAGATCGGGCTGCCCCGCCCACCGGACTGGCGACTCGCTCCGTACGCCGGGACCGCCGGCGGCCAGGCCTTCGGCCTGCCGTGGCATCGGTACGTCCAGATCGACGCCGGGCTGGTGATACTGCGGGCGACGAGTCCGGCGGAGTTCCGCGCCGTGGTGCTGCACGAGCTGGCTCACCTGCGCAACTCCGACGTGGACAAGACCTACTTCGCGGTCGGCACCTGGAGGGCGTTCGTCGTCGTCGTTGTGCTTCCGTACCTCGTCCTCATGCTGCATCCGGGCCTGCTCATCGCGCCGCTGGAATGGCGCTGGGAGGATTTCCCGTTCGCGCACAACCCTGCTGGTGCCGCCTACCGGCTCGGTTCCCTCGCCGCGCTGACCGCGCTCGTCTACCTGACCCGCAACGCCATCCTGCGGGAGCGGGAGACCCATGCGGACGCGACGTCCGCGGCGGTCGACGGCGCCGGCAGCGCACTGCCCTCGGTGCTCGGCCGCCTACCCGCACCGCCGGCGTGGCGCCGATGGGGCACCCATCCCCACCCGCGGCACCGCCTGGACGCGGTCCGCGACCCCGGCCGGTGGTACCCGGCCGGCTTCTGGGAACTGGCCGGCATCGGCATCGCCGCCGGCCTGGTCTGCGCCAACGTCGGCTTCCTGGTGGGCACGACCATCCTTGCCGATGCCAGTTTGGCCGTGTCGGCGGTGGGGCTGGTCGTGGGTGGGCCGGCGGCCGGGCTGCTCGCCGCCGCGATCTGGCGGACCACGGCGCGGGATCCGGCGGCGACGCCGACGTGGCGGACGTGGCTGCTGTACCCCGTCGCCATGGTCGGCGGCTACCTGGCCGGAACCTTCCTGAACCTGCGGGAGGCGTCTGTCTCCGGACTCTCGACGAGCCTGTCGTCATCGCTCATCTCGACGTCTGTGCTGGCGATCGGCGCGGTGTTCCTTGCCGCCTGGGCCACATCGGCAGCCCGGGGCGTGCTCCGACGGCCCGATCCTCCGCACTGGGCGATGCCGGCCATCGTCGCGGTCACGGTTCTCGTGGGCGCGGTCTGGTTCGCCGTGTGGCTCCGCACCGCCCTGCTCGAGGACGGCTTCGCCGCCGAATCGGGTGGCTCACCCGCGGCAGGCGGGCAGATCGGATGGTACGCATGGGTGACGGCGGTGGCCGGGGCCGACTTCTGGCCCATGGCGCTGCTGGTGTACAACCCGTTCACGTTGCCCGGCCTGATGCTGATGTGGCTGATACCCGTGCTGGCCGGTCTCGGCCGCCCACGGTCCCGGCCGATCCCTCTGGGGCCGGCAATCGTCGCCGCAATCACCTGCGCGGCGGGCCTGGCCGTCGCCGTAGCGGCACTACCCTATCTGGCCAGGCAGGTCCTGCCCGGCCGGGTGCGAGCGGCCGACGACGGCGGAGTCCCCTTCGTCACGGTCTACGACAACGCCACCCTGGTCCTGGCCTCCGTCGCCGTCGCCGTCGCCGTCGCGATGACCGTGGTGGTGACCCGCCGCGGGCCATACCGGCCCGTACTGGTCGTGCTGACCGCCTGCCTGACGACGGTCCTCGCCGCGGCCGTGGACACCTACATCGCCGGTCCGTTCGCCTGCTACGCCGACTTCGCGGGAACCTCGCCGCCGACGGGGCAGTGCCTCGACGGCATGACCCTGCGACTGCTCGGCATCCGGGCCCACTGGATCATGATGCAGGCCCTGCTCGTCGCGGTTCCCGCCCTGGTCGCCGCCAGCGCGCTCGGCGCACTGCACCGCCGGTACCGGGCTCGGCCTCCCACCGGCGCCGACGGTGAATCGGCGAACGCGGCGCCGGCCCGAATCGGCATACCCGCGGGCGTCGCGCTGGGTCTGCTCGTCGTGGCCATCGTGTTCCTGTCCGCACTCATCCTGCCCCCGGCCTACCGCGTCTGGCTGGAGCATGCCCTGGGGTGA
- the narI gene encoding respiratory nitrate reductase subunit gamma, which produces MSTLLWVVYPYLAVAVLVGGLIWRYRYDKFGWTTRSSQLYESAVLRWGSPMFHFGVLMVLVGHIGGLLIPKSWTEAVGVTEHAYHLMAVFVGTVAGFCTLIGMAILIARRRLTGPVFAATTRNDKAMYVVLAAVIVLGLFATLRANVAGDGYDYRETISPWFRSLFYLSPDPEIMAGVPFAFQIHIIAAFALFAFWPFTRLVHAFSAPVGYLTRPYVVYRSRDARAGLRPARPGWEGPPR; this is translated from the coding sequence ATGAGCACCCTGCTCTGGGTCGTCTACCCGTACCTGGCCGTCGCCGTGCTCGTCGGCGGTCTCATCTGGCGCTACCGCTACGACAAGTTCGGCTGGACCACCCGCTCCTCGCAGCTCTACGAGTCGGCGGTGCTGCGCTGGGGCAGCCCGATGTTCCACTTCGGCGTCCTCATGGTCCTCGTCGGCCACATCGGCGGCCTGCTCATCCCGAAGTCGTGGACCGAGGCCGTCGGCGTCACCGAGCACGCCTACCACCTGATGGCCGTGTTCGTCGGCACCGTCGCCGGATTCTGCACCCTGATCGGCATGGCCATCCTCATCGCCCGCCGCCGGTTGACCGGGCCGGTCTTCGCCGCGACGACCAGGAACGACAAGGCCATGTACGTGGTGCTCGCCGCGGTGATCGTCCTGGGCCTGTTCGCGACGCTCCGGGCGAACGTCGCCGGTGACGGCTACGACTACCGCGAAACCATCTCGCCGTGGTTCCGCTCGCTGTTCTACCTCAGCCCGGACCCGGAGATCATGGCCGGCGTCCCGTTCGCCTTCCAGATCCACATCATCGCCGCGTTCGCGCTGTTCGCGTTCTGGCCGTTCACCCGCCTCGTGCACGCCTTCAGCGCGCCCGTCGGCTACCTGACCCGCCCGTACGTCGTCTACCGCAGCCGCGACGCCCGCGCCGGCCTGCGCCCCGCCCGCCCCGGATGGGAGGGCCCGCCGCGATGA
- the ppk2 gene encoding polyphosphate kinase 2, with product MAKHQPTADRGADETALMAELESGGGKPQPRMKRKEYLRELRRLHGELVAMQEWVKSTGAKICVLFEGRDTAGKGGTIKAITERVSPRTFRVVALPAPSERERSQMYLQRYVPHLPGAGDVVIFDRSWYNRAGVERVMGFCTEEQAKGFLRVTPDVERAIVDSGVILLKYWLEVGPDEQTSRLESRINDPRKVWKLSDLDLLSYSRWYDYARARDEMFRATDSAWAPWYVVHSDDKKRARLNIISHLLSSVPYTPLEHRDVTLPKRQKAHGYDSGHLMVRHIPTPF from the coding sequence ATGGCCAAGCACCAGCCGACCGCCGACCGCGGGGCGGACGAGACCGCCCTGATGGCCGAGCTCGAGTCCGGGGGCGGCAAGCCGCAGCCCCGGATGAAGCGCAAGGAGTACCTCCGCGAGCTGCGCCGCCTGCACGGCGAGCTCGTCGCCATGCAGGAGTGGGTGAAGAGCACCGGCGCGAAGATCTGCGTCCTGTTCGAGGGGCGCGACACGGCCGGCAAGGGCGGCACCATCAAGGCGATCACGGAACGGGTGAGCCCCCGGACCTTCCGGGTCGTCGCCCTGCCCGCGCCGAGCGAGCGCGAGCGCTCGCAGATGTACCTGCAACGGTACGTGCCGCACCTGCCCGGCGCCGGCGACGTGGTCATCTTCGACCGGAGCTGGTACAACCGTGCCGGCGTCGAGCGGGTGATGGGATTCTGCACCGAGGAGCAGGCGAAGGGTTTCCTGCGGGTCACCCCGGACGTCGAGCGTGCCATCGTGGACTCCGGGGTCATCCTGCTCAAGTACTGGCTCGAGGTCGGACCGGACGAGCAGACCAGCCGCCTGGAGAGCCGCATCAACGACCCGCGCAAGGTCTGGAAGCTGTCCGACCTGGACCTGCTGTCGTACAGCCGGTGGTACGACTACGCCCGCGCCCGGGACGAGATGTTCCGCGCCACGGACTCGGCCTGGGCGCCCTGGTACGTGGTGCACAGCGACGACAAGAAGCGGGCCCGGCTCAACATCATCAGCCATCTGTTGAGCAGCGTTCCCTACACCCCGCTGGAGCACCGGGACGTGACCCTGCCGAAACGGCAGAAGGCACACGGCTACGACTCCGGCCATCTGATGGTCCGGCACATCCCGACGCCGTTCTGA
- a CDS encoding MFS transporter: MTDINSRPAAGRAAGLGVLVAACVSALVVNANTSAVTILLPAISADTGAPLDQLQWAVTGYMLVGAAVIVTSGALGDVLGRRRVFLAGLVLFVASCVLIALAGSGGGVIAGRMIQGAAGSTILACGMSLLSAASSGAAQMRAITLWGAASAAGAAAGPLVGGLLVDATGWQGLFWIDAAIAAALIPVTMSRVSESRDPNRSRSIDMAGTVLIAVVLVPLVLALSEGNTWGWASPATLGCLLVSVLAAVAFVAVEQRVAAPIVDLRLLRNVVLVGATLAILLVAGAINALMYLLSLYFQDPAAFGMSALEAGLATLPAAAAMIAVTPLITPFAVKIGPGLAVAIGFALAAVGFAALGFVTASWSYAAFVLPLVAVAIGLGLANGPASAASTAVVSTDEVGQASGISNMARYIGGSLAVAAAATVSTAVTDAHRAAGDPAGVALAAGLSRAALLMTVMSAAGIVLALMVRHHRATQARAVDRAAAAAATTHTIPTEPR; this comes from the coding sequence ATGACCGACATCAATTCGAGGCCCGCCGCGGGTCGCGCGGCCGGCCTGGGCGTCCTTGTCGCGGCGTGCGTGTCGGCGCTTGTCGTCAACGCGAACACCTCCGCGGTCACGATCCTGCTCCCGGCGATCAGCGCGGACACCGGCGCGCCGCTCGACCAGCTGCAATGGGCGGTGACCGGCTACATGCTGGTCGGCGCCGCGGTGATCGTGACCTCGGGCGCCCTTGGCGACGTGCTGGGCCGCCGGCGGGTGTTCCTGGCCGGGCTCGTGCTGTTCGTCGCCTCCTGCGTGCTGATCGCCCTCGCCGGCAGCGGCGGTGGGGTGATCGCCGGCCGCATGATCCAGGGTGCCGCGGGCTCGACGATCCTGGCCTGCGGCATGAGCCTGCTCTCGGCGGCCTCGTCGGGCGCGGCCCAGATGCGGGCGATCACGCTGTGGGGCGCCGCGTCCGCGGCGGGCGCCGCCGCCGGCCCGCTGGTCGGTGGCCTGCTCGTCGACGCGACCGGCTGGCAGGGCCTGTTCTGGATCGACGCGGCGATCGCCGCCGCGCTCATCCCGGTGACAATGTCCCGGGTCTCGGAGTCCCGCGACCCGAACCGGTCCCGCTCCATCGACATGGCCGGCACGGTGCTGATCGCGGTCGTCCTCGTCCCGCTGGTCCTCGCGCTCAGCGAGGGCAACACCTGGGGCTGGGCCTCCCCGGCGACGCTGGGCTGCCTGCTCGTCTCGGTGCTCGCCGCCGTCGCGTTCGTCGCCGTCGAGCAGCGGGTCGCGGCGCCGATCGTCGACCTGCGGCTGCTGCGCAACGTGGTGCTGGTCGGCGCGACGCTCGCGATCCTGCTCGTCGCCGGCGCCATCAACGCACTCATGTACCTGCTGAGCCTGTACTTCCAGGACCCCGCGGCGTTCGGGATGAGCGCGCTGGAGGCGGGCCTGGCCACGCTGCCCGCCGCGGCCGCCATGATCGCGGTCACCCCGCTGATCACGCCCTTCGCTGTGAAGATCGGGCCGGGCCTCGCGGTCGCGATCGGATTCGCCCTGGCCGCGGTGGGCTTCGCCGCGCTGGGGTTCGTCACCGCCTCCTGGTCCTACGCCGCGTTCGTCCTGCCGCTGGTCGCCGTCGCCATCGGGCTGGGGCTGGCGAACGGCCCCGCGTCCGCCGCCTCGACCGCGGTGGTGTCCACGGACGAGGTCGGGCAGGCGTCCGGCATCTCGAACATGGCCCGCTACATCGGCGGTTCGCTGGCCGTCGCCGCCGCGGCGACGGTATCCACCGCGGTCACCGACGCACACCGCGCGGCCGGCGACCCGGCCGGCGTCGCGCTCGCCGCCGGCCTCTCCCGCGCCGCGCTCCTGATGACCGTCATGTCCGCCGCCGGCATCGTGCTCGCGCTGATGGTGCGGCACCACCGCGCCACGCAGGCGCGCGCGGTCGACCGCGCCGCGGCCGCGGCGGCGACCACGCACACCATCCCCACCGAGCCGCGCTAG
- a CDS encoding DUF1269 domain-containing protein, whose amino-acid sequence MAIDTFMVFVAVYPDAAAAEADYELVKDLHTEARLIDAYDAAVVERRADGKVKIVKKHETPTRVGGVLGGGVGLATGLVVALFPFAAIGGGLLAATAAGGAVLGSVAGHAAAGMSRKDLKELGEHLDEGQAGLVVVAVSDMGAKVERAMKRAAKVESRRLEADTAAIEQDAKNASAE is encoded by the coding sequence ATGGCTATCGACACGTTCATGGTCTTCGTCGCGGTGTATCCCGATGCCGCGGCCGCGGAGGCGGACTACGAGCTGGTGAAGGACCTGCATACCGAGGCGAGGCTGATCGACGCCTACGACGCCGCCGTGGTGGAGCGGCGCGCCGACGGCAAGGTGAAGATCGTCAAGAAGCACGAGACGCCGACCAGGGTCGGCGGGGTGCTGGGCGGCGGCGTCGGGCTCGCCACCGGCCTGGTCGTCGCGCTGTTCCCGTTCGCGGCGATCGGCGGCGGCCTGCTGGCGGCCACCGCGGCCGGCGGGGCCGTGCTCGGGTCCGTGGCGGGCCACGCGGCGGCGGGGATGAGCCGTAAGGACCTCAAGGAGCTCGGCGAGCACCTCGACGAGGGCCAGGCGGGGCTGGTCGTGGTGGCGGTCTCCGACATGGGCGCCAAGGTCGAGCGGGCGATGAAGCGCGCGGCGAAGGTGGAGTCCCGGCGGCTGGAGGCCGACACCGCCGCGATCGAGCAGGACGCCAAGAACGCCTCCGCCGAGTAG